A single region of the Candidatus Alcyoniella australis genome encodes:
- a CDS encoding prepilin-type N-terminal cleavage/methylation domain-containing protein, whose amino-acid sequence MNMPGGSRKNSGFTLLEVLIVLLIFALVMTVVYPSLSRVFDVQFKSSTRILAGTVQYAFNQAAMQKNYVRLHYNIDTNEYWITTLTETGEFLEDPLSIIGRTQLPVGVRFEDVVTLHAGKIDEGETTTMFLPTGMAEPSVIHIASESGEVFTLIVKPLSGRCEILEGYIDLEGMEQTP is encoded by the coding sequence ATGAACATGCCGGGCGGCAGTCGCAAAAACTCGGGCTTCACTCTGCTCGAGGTATTGATCGTACTGCTGATCTTCGCGCTGGTGATGACCGTGGTCTACCCGAGCCTCAGCCGCGTGTTCGACGTACAGTTCAAGAGCTCAACGCGGATCCTCGCCGGCACGGTGCAATACGCTTTCAACCAGGCCGCGATGCAGAAGAACTACGTGCGCCTGCACTACAACATCGACACCAACGAATACTGGATCACCACTTTGACCGAGACCGGCGAATTCCTCGAGGACCCGCTGTCGATCATCGGCCGCACCCAACTGCCGGTGGGCGTACGCTTCGAGGACGTGGTCACGCTGCACGCGGGCAAGATCGACGAGGGCGAGACCACGACGATGTTCTTGCCCACGGGCATGGCCGAACCCAGCGTGATCCACATCGCCAGCGAAAGCGGCGAGGTGTTTACCTTGATCGTCAAGCCGCTGTCGGGCCGCTGCGAGATCCTCGAGGGCTACATCGATCTCGAGGGCATGGAGCAGACGCCGTGA
- the gspK gene encoding type II secretion system minor pseudopilin GspK, with protein MSRGPIDPRSQSGVALIMVLLIIAILSILVLEFHFNARVNFAIANNIADDLRANYLALSGMNVAGKFLVEDYNDNKYDHLNEDWAMPLPPIPIGDGMVTVQIVDENSKLNLNRLVRTSGSINKRTQDQLAALFVSLDIDPALVNPIIDWIDPNDQDVVSGVYEDSAYGYSQMTPSVQPRNGPMSSLSELRQVAGFNDEIFSKVEPYVTIFGGSRININTAPVEVLAALIESIEPGTSGDWADVIVESRAEKPFKKKNIRRDLKRLGLPSNLARQLNKACTVKTRTFNIKVIATTNETTKVLNAVLVRQKDRVDLVYLRTI; from the coding sequence ATGAGCCGCGGCCCGATCGATCCGCGCAGCCAAAGCGGCGTGGCGCTGATAATGGTGCTGCTGATAATCGCCATCCTCTCGATCCTGGTGCTCGAGTTTCATTTTAACGCGCGGGTAAATTTCGCCATCGCCAACAACATTGCCGACGATCTGCGCGCCAACTACCTGGCGCTCAGCGGTATGAACGTGGCCGGCAAGTTCCTGGTCGAGGACTACAACGACAACAAGTACGACCACCTGAACGAGGATTGGGCCATGCCGCTGCCGCCGATCCCCATCGGCGACGGGATGGTAACGGTGCAGATCGTCGATGAGAACAGCAAGCTCAATCTCAACCGGCTGGTCAGAACCTCGGGCAGCATCAACAAGCGGACCCAGGACCAGCTCGCCGCGCTGTTCGTCAGCCTCGATATCGACCCGGCGCTGGTCAACCCGATCATCGACTGGATCGATCCGAACGACCAGGACGTGGTCTCCGGTGTCTACGAGGACTCGGCCTACGGCTACTCGCAGATGACGCCGTCGGTCCAGCCGCGCAACGGGCCGATGAGTTCGCTCAGCGAGCTGCGCCAGGTCGCCGGATTCAACGACGAGATTTTCAGCAAGGTCGAGCCGTACGTGACGATCTTCGGCGGCAGTCGGATCAACATCAACACCGCGCCGGTGGAGGTCCTCGCCGCGTTGATCGAGTCGATCGAGCCCGGGACCAGCGGCGACTGGGCCGACGTGATCGTCGAATCGCGGGCCGAGAAGCCGTTCAAGAAAAAGAACATCCGACGCGACCTAAAACGGTTGGGATTGCCCAGCAACCTGGCGCGCCAGTTGAACAAAGCCTGCACGGTAAAAACCCGAACGTTCAACATCAAGGTTATTGCGACCACCAACGAGACGACCAAGGTTCTAAACGCGGTGCTGGTGCGCCAAAAGGACCGTGTAGACTTGGTCTATCTCAGGACGATTTAA
- a CDS encoding prepilin-type N-terminal cleavage/methylation domain-containing protein: MSRRGGFTLLEVMVAIAIMATVMVALLQNHAFSISLSESARNQTLAAQLARLKITDIELLGYPPLEDDEGDFGELFPGFTWRVEVDESFFPDVREVHLLILWQEGPSPRELDLLYFIADTGPFPNDGQDKGLGIPDDDDGDGDGAFGGGGINDAGTPVSEAPPERAL, from the coding sequence GTGAGTCGCCGCGGAGGCTTTACCCTGCTCGAAGTGATGGTGGCGATCGCGATCATGGCCACGGTGATGGTCGCGCTGCTGCAAAACCACGCGTTCTCGATCAGCCTTTCCGAGAGCGCGCGCAACCAGACCCTGGCCGCCCAATTGGCGCGATTGAAGATCACCGACATCGAGCTGCTGGGCTACCCGCCGCTGGAAGACGACGAGGGCGATTTCGGCGAACTGTTCCCCGGCTTCACCTGGCGGGTCGAGGTCGACGAGAGCTTCTTCCCCGACGTGCGCGAGGTGCACCTGCTGATCCTCTGGCAGGAGGGGCCCTCCCCGCGCGAGCTGGACTTACTGTACTTCATCGCCGACACCGGCCCGTTCCCCAACGACGGCCAAGATAAGGGGCTGGGCATCCCCGACGACGACGACGGCGACGGCGACGGTGCGTTCGGCGGCGGCGGGATCAACGACGCGGGAACTCCGGTAAGCGAGGCTCCGCCGGAAAGGGCGCTGTGA
- a CDS encoding type II secretion system protein GspJ: MSRAGFTLLEVMVALLVLGLVTSTVFAIFSTTVDSKARVEAYNEMYQTSRQVLDRAQRELSLAFLSPSRQANPTLFLGEDAELRGYPMDSITFTSFSHVPMGVDNRESEECELSYFVIEDSSNEVRYLMRREDGSLDLDPLEGGVTYEMAPDIRGINFRFWDGSSWHDSWDSREAESGMQLPYAVELTLILPGLDDRDEVFQSRTVLKLAEAHEELR, translated from the coding sequence GTGAGTCGCGCGGGCTTCACTCTACTCGAGGTAATGGTCGCGCTGCTGGTGCTGGGCTTGGTCACATCCACGGTGTTCGCGATCTTCAGCACCACTGTGGATTCCAAGGCACGGGTCGAAGCCTACAACGAGATGTACCAGACCAGCCGCCAGGTGCTCGACCGCGCCCAGCGCGAACTGAGCCTGGCCTTCCTCAGCCCGTCGCGTCAGGCCAATCCCACGCTGTTTTTGGGCGAGGACGCCGAGCTTCGGGGCTATCCGATGGACAGCATCACCTTCACCAGCTTCTCCCACGTGCCGATGGGCGTGGACAACCGCGAGAGCGAGGAGTGCGAGCTGAGCTACTTCGTGATCGAGGACAGCTCCAACGAGGTGCGCTACCTGATGCGCCGCGAGGACGGCAGCCTCGACCTCGACCCGCTTGAGGGCGGCGTGACCTACGAGATGGCCCCCGATATTCGCGGGATCAACTTTCGCTTCTGGGACGGCAGCAGCTGGCACGATTCGTGGGACAGCCGCGAGGCCGAGTCCGGAATGCAGCTGCCCTACGCCGTGGAGCTGACGCTGATCCTTCCCGGCCTGGACGACCGCGACGAGGTCTTTCAAAGCCGCACCGTACTCAAGCTGGCCGAGGCCCACGAGGAACTGCGATGA